CTTGAGGTGTATGTCAGCTACAACGGGGGAATAAAACCGGATACGGACGATTTTGAGAGTATCTCGGTAAGGCATGAGTCAACCGAATGCAATTATATAGTAGGGAAGATTAACCTTCAGAAGTTAGCCGCTGCCCAATGGGTCAACGATCCGACAGTGAGTTTGATTTTAACGGAAGGGAATTAAGGGATTTACGATTTACGATTGATTCGATTTACGATTGATTCGATTTACGATTTAGGATTTTTCACGAGTCACATTGTCCCTACCGTCCCTAAGGCAACCAAGCTCTCTGCCTCATGAATAAGGCGGAGCCTTATCAGATAGGATCGACTAAGGCAGAGCCTTAGCCGAACGGAGCAATCTGCCAGCACATGCAAAACAATATTAAGAGTGCTGGACTTTGACTAAAATTTTCTTTAAGTGATGTTGTTCCTGTGCTGGCAGATTGCTTCGTCGCATAAATAACTGCTATAATCAATTATTTTTCATGCTCCTCGCAATGACGGCCTTAGCATCCGCTAACTACTCCTCGTCCTCCGAAACGTCATCTCCTATTTCGAGGCTTTCGAAATTATCAAATTCATCAAAGGTGTTTGATTCGGTTTCCTCTTCCTCTTCCGCAGGGTTAGTGCGGGGAAGTTTAATGAGATAGTAAATATCTTCGGTTTCAAAAGGAATGGCCACTTCAATTTCCCCCCTGGGGTTTGTAAAAGTAATGGTGCGATCTTCGTAACCGTCCGGATACTTTTCTTTCAGCTTCTCTACCAACTCTTCCGACAGTTGCTCGTATGACTTGATTATTCTTTTCTTTGCCACAGGTTTACAAGTGTTAAAAATTAGTGCTTCAATGGGGGTAAATTTATATAAATTTCTTTTTTATAAACAAGAGCAAAATATGATTATTTTTTTCAATTTTTTTCTCTTTTGCCACTAACAACTATTGCTCCTTTAAGTTTTCCAATTTATTTCATCAATACCGTGTTTTCTCAATATTTCATTGGTTTTTGAAAAATGCCTGCACCCGAAGAATCCGTTATAGGCAGAATAGGGCGACGGATGTGCGGCTTTCAGAATATAATGTTTATTGGTATCAATAAGCGCTTCCTTTTCCTGCGCAAATTTTCCCCACAAAAGAAACACAAGTCCGACTCTTTTCTCCGACAATCTTTGTATGACTGAATTGGTAAAATTCTCCCATCCCCTTCGCTGATGTGAACCCGGTTGGTTGGCCCTTACAGTAAGCGTGGCATTGAGCAACAGTACACCCTGTTTCGCCCAGTTTTCAAGACATCCATGATTAGGTACAGGTATTCCCAGGTCCTTTTCAATTTCTTTAAAAATATTGACAAGCGACGGTGGAGCCGGAATTCCCGGGGGAACCGAAAAACAAAGTCCGTGTGCCTGCCCGGCTCCGTGATACGGGTCCTGCCCGATAATAACAACTTTTACATTATCAAACGATGTCAGCCTAAACGCATTAAAAATTAATCCCCCCGGCGGAAAAACGGTATATTTTTCTCGTTCTTCCAGCAGGAATTCTTTTAATCCGGCGAAATACGATTTCCCGAATTCATCGTTCAGCACTTCCTTCCAGCTGGGTTCTATCTGGGGATTGACCTGTATCATGATTTTCTTTTAAAATGATCCTGGCTATGTTGGTGGCATGGCTCCCGATTACTTTCAGAGAACCAATGATTTCCATATGAGTGCGGCTGCTTTCAACCGATTCTTCGATTTCCATTTTCAGCCGGTTATAATGCTGTTTTTCGAGCTCAAAATACTCCTTCCTGAAAGTACTGTAACTCGACTTTGATCGCTTTGCCCCTCTTACAGCTTCTGATTTATTTCTTTCACTGAATGTGCTGTAGGCCTGGTATAGCAGCTTCATTGTTTTCTGGTGAAAATCAAGGATCTCAAGGCGGCCAGCTTCACTGAAATGATAATTGTTATTACACCACTTTTCAGCTTTGTCAACCAGGTTCACCGAAATAACATCCCCGATCTGTTCGAATTCATCCACGGCATACATCATTTCATAAGCTTCCTGGATCTCAGCAGAACTGATATTCTGCCTGATGATCTTCACCAGATACTTGTTGATTGCATCGCGGAGATAATTCAGTTCTTTCTCCCTCTCTTTTATCCTGGCAGTAATAATAGCCTTACGTTCCATAAACGGAATAATGATCTCTTCGGTCATCCGCTGAGCAATTTCCATCATGCGCAGAATTTCCTGCCTTGCAAGGCTCAGTGCCAGGGAAGGTGAACGAAGCAAATCATCCTCGATATACCATGAAGAAGGCGTTTTATGCTTGTCCACTTTTGCAGGCATCAGCCGGGTAACTAGTTGGGCAAGCAAATTGGTGAACGGAAGGAAAATAAACGCTACTGCTACGTTGAAAACAGTATGGGAATTGGCAATCTCACGTGCCGGTAAGTCGCTGATCGTGATCTTTTCAATAAGATGAGCATACCAGGGTATAAAGGCGATTATAAATAATGTACCCAATACTTTAAAAAGGGTATGTGCAAGCGCTACCTGTTTAGCTTCTCCCGAGCCTCCGGCTGCAGCAATAAAAGCAGTGACCGAAGTACCGATATTTGATCCGAGCAACAGGGGAATGGATGCATCAAGCGATAGTAGTCCCTGGTTCCCGAGAACAATCAGTATACCCATGAATGCACTTGTGCTCTGAATGAGTGCAGTTATTAAAGCTCCTGCAAGCAACCCCAGGATTGGATTTTCCATTTCTGAAAGAACCCGGGTGAAGAATGGAGATTGTTTCAACGGTTCAATACTTCCCGACATCATGTCAAGCCCCATAAACAGGATGCCGAATCCCAGGATCATCAGGCTTATGCTGCGGAAGGCCGGCTTTGATGAAATGATATACAGGACAAACCCGACAGCCACGATAGTGAGAGAATAATCAGTGAGCCGGAAGGCGATGAGCTGAATAGTGACAGTGGCACCTATGGCGGCGCCAAGGATAACGCCAACCGTGTTGGCGAACTTCATGAGGCGTGAATTTACGAAGCTGATCAGCATCACACTGGTGGCTGTGCTGCTTTGAAAGACCATTGTGGTTATGATACCGGTCAGGAATGCAGTCATCCGGTTATGGGTTAACCGGGCCAGCAGGTTTCGGATTTGGTCACCGGTTGACCGTGTCATGCTGTCGCTCATCATTTTGATACCCATCAGGAAAAGTCCCAGTCCTGCAATCAATCCCGACACAAGTGAAATGATGCCATGCCCTGATGACAGTCCTCCGTCATTCGACTGAACCGTCAATGGTACCAGCAGCAATATGGTGCTACACAAACTTATATTCCGGAATTGACGAATCACACAGCGCTTTTTTGTCAGATAAAAATAGCAAAAGATTTCTTATTTTTGAGGAACCAACAATTGCGGCATCCATGTCAAAAAAGAATAAGTGGGCTTATGTACCATTTATATTTATTGCCCTCCTTTTGATCATTCTGATTATAGTAATTTTCAAAAAACCTGCAGGAT
The window above is part of the Bacteroidales bacterium genome. Proteins encoded here:
- the ung gene encoding uracil-DNA glycosylase; this translates as MIQVNPQIEPSWKEVLNDEFGKSYFAGLKEFLLEEREKYTVFPPGGLIFNAFRLTSFDNVKVVIIGQDPYHGAGQAHGLCFSVPPGIPAPPSLVNIFKEIEKDLGIPVPNHGCLENWAKQGVLLLNATLTVRANQPGSHQRRGWENFTNSVIQRLSEKRVGLVFLLWGKFAQEKEALIDTNKHYILKAAHPSPYSAYNGFFGCRHFSKTNEILRKHGIDEINWKT
- a CDS encoding Na/Pi cotransporter family protein, with product MIRQFRNISLCSTILLLVPLTVQSNDGGLSSGHGIISLVSGLIAGLGLFLMGIKMMSDSMTRSTGDQIRNLLARLTHNRMTAFLTGIITTMVFQSSTATSVMLISFVNSRLMKFANTVGVILGAAIGATVTIQLIAFRLTDYSLTIVAVGFVLYIISSKPAFRSISLMILGFGILFMGLDMMSGSIEPLKQSPFFTRVLSEMENPILGLLAGALITALIQSTSAFMGILIVLGNQGLLSLDASIPLLLGSNIGTSVTAFIAAAGGSGEAKQVALAHTLFKVLGTLFIIAFIPWYAHLIEKITISDLPAREIANSHTVFNVAVAFIFLPFTNLLAQLVTRLMPAKVDKHKTPSSWYIEDDLLRSPSLALSLARQEILRMMEIAQRMTEEIIIPFMERKAIITARIKEREKELNYLRDAINKYLVKIIRQNISSAEIQEAYEMMYAVDEFEQIGDVISVNLVDKAEKWCNNNYHFSEAGRLEILDFHQKTMKLLYQAYSTFSERNKSEAVRGAKRSKSSYSTFRKEYFELEKQHYNRLKMEIEESVESSRTHMEIIGSLKVIGSHATNIARIILKENHDTGQSPDRTQLEGSAER